The Sorex araneus isolate mSorAra2 chromosome 5, mSorAra2.pri, whole genome shotgun sequence genome has a segment encoding these proteins:
- the LOC101546322 gene encoding platelet basic protein, protein MGLRPHTAFSPCTRAGPRRGLEMLLLPLLLTTLLPFTSGESKRNLPPACLQLWLLLSLALGEAGKKSLELRCLCVKTVSGIHPSNIQNLEVMGAGAHCSQVEVIATLKNGKEVCLDPEAPVIKKIVQKILEDDRLAN, encoded by the exons ATGGGCCTCAGACCTCACACCGCCTTTTCCCCCTGCACCCGGGCCGGCCCCCGGCGGGGACTCGagatgctgctgctgccgctgctcctGACCACGCTGCTGCCCTTCACCAGCGGGGAAAGTAAGAGGAACTTGCCGCCTGCTTGCCTGCAGCTGTGGCTGCTTTTGTCGCTGGCTTTGGG AGAAGCCGGTAAGAAGTCCCTTGAACTTCGCTGCCTGTGTGTGAAGACAGTCTCTGGCATTCATCCCAGTAACATCCAAAATTTGGAGGTGATGGGGGCAGGAGCGCACTGCAGCCAAGTGGAAGTGAT AGCCACCCTGAAGAATGGGAAGGAAGTCTGCCTGGACCCCGAAGCTCCCGTAATCAAAAAAATAGTCCAGAAAATTTTAGAAGATGATAGGCTAGCTAATTAG
- the LOC101546055 gene encoding platelet factor 4, whose product MSLRASCLQPGPAALLLGLLLLPALVVLTKASPVILEDLEGEGRDLQCLCVKTTSQFHLKHISSLEVIVASAHCPALQVIATLKDGKKICLDPQVSKNKNILRKILKSQLQAAVHPMIIQ is encoded by the exons ATGAGCCTCCGAGCCTCCTGCCTCCAGCCCGGCCCCGCGGCGCTGCTCTTGGGGCTTCTGCTTCTGCCTGCTCTGGTTGTCCTGACCAAAG CCTCTCCCGTAATCCTGGAGGACCTGGAAGGAGAAGGTAGAGATCTGCAATGCCTGTGTGTGAAGACCACCTCTCAGTTCCACCTCAAGCACATCTCCAGCCTGGAGGTGATTGTGGCCAGTGCCCACTGTCCTGCCCTCCAAGTGAT AGCTACACTGAAGGATGGGAAGAAAATTTGCTTGGATCCTCAAGTCTCTAAGAATAAGAATATTCTCAGGAAAATTCTGAAGAGTCAGTTACAAGCCGCTGTACATCCTATGATTATacaatga
- the LOC101545791 gene encoding growth-regulated alpha protein-like: protein MARAATPATPRALGTLRAALLLLLLGAACRRVAGVPLAYELRCQCLETIQGVHFKNIQSVTVTPPAPHCPRTEVVATLKNGHQACLNPEAPLVKKIVEKMLTDKSIHRHNIASGLHVHIRLSTFKLIQNLKLSPKTWDLAVTLHWHTDEFYQLLAL, encoded by the exons ATGGCCCGCGCCGCGACCCCCGCCACTCCCAGGGCTCTTGGGACCCTCCGCGCtgcgctgctgctcctgctcctgggcGCCGCCTGCCGACGAGTTGCAG GGGTGCCCCTGGCCTACGAGCTGCGCTGCCAGTGCCTGGAGACCATTCAGGGCGTTCACTTCAAGAACATCCAGAGCGTGACGGTCACGCCCCCGGCACCCCACTGCCCCCGCACCGAAGTCGT AGCCACTCTCAAGAACGGTCATCAAGCCTGTCTCAACCCCGAAGCCCCCCTGGTTAAGAAAATCGTTGAAAAGATGCTAACAGA TAAGAGCATCCATCGGCACAATATTGCCAGTGGCCTCCATGTCCACATCCGTCTGTCCACATTCAAGTTAATACAG AATCTAAAGCTTAGCCCTAAGACCTGGGACTTGGCTGTAACACTCCACTGGCACACAGATGAATTTTACCAACTATTAGCCTTATGA